The following proteins are encoded in a genomic region of Spirosoma sp. SC4-14:
- a CDS encoding protein phosphatase 2C domain-containing protein, which yields MNSISIAGQTDVGQRRKDNQDTLICSPIWSETSVLLGVIDGVGGYAGGDKAAAIAKESIEQYMAKPNGDPLSMLREAVVFANNQINAQRQENPQLAQMACVLTTAVADSRLQKVVFVHVGDTRLYRLRQGVLEKLTHDHSLVGVREDANELTEAEAMKHPRRNEILRDLGSLKHRVDDPDFLESGEASFEPGDQLLLCSDGLTDMITQAQVTAILTGNGSLNDRSAELIRLANSQGGNDNITVVLAANNTPPSQPAPSANPPIKAQLPQNPLLPAGTDNGQPVRPQPEKSRSGRLWVVATLLLVGGITGLVWYNNQPSGTHEVIRTDSLTTAGVPGIVLKQTARLDSLMQVAYRSADHQLNLPADTVWLDRPLLVTDSLQRIVGHSRLTVLLPADTAQAELALQILRSGPVHLENMVICGFRTGIETIPAPPIQLSNVYFRGVGRPIQAVIRQDTFRNAQVQVSIQNRSVSTQPHRP from the coding sequence ATGAATTCGATTTCAATTGCCGGACAAACCGACGTCGGTCAGCGTCGTAAAGACAATCAGGACACGTTAATCTGTAGCCCGATCTGGTCAGAAACCAGTGTTTTATTAGGAGTGATTGATGGCGTCGGGGGGTATGCCGGGGGCGATAAAGCGGCTGCCATTGCCAAAGAGAGCATCGAACAGTATATGGCCAAACCCAATGGCGATCCGCTATCGATGCTACGCGAAGCGGTGGTGTTTGCCAATAATCAGATAAATGCACAACGGCAGGAAAATCCACAACTGGCGCAAATGGCCTGTGTGTTGACCACTGCAGTAGCCGATAGTCGTTTGCAGAAAGTCGTGTTTGTGCATGTTGGCGATACCCGCTTGTATCGACTGCGGCAGGGCGTACTCGAAAAACTAACCCACGATCACTCGCTCGTCGGCGTTCGGGAGGATGCTAATGAATTAACCGAAGCCGAAGCTATGAAACACCCCCGCCGGAACGAAATTCTGCGCGACCTTGGCTCATTGAAACACCGGGTCGATGACCCTGACTTTCTGGAGTCGGGTGAGGCTAGTTTTGAACCCGGTGATCAGTTGTTGCTGTGCAGCGATGGCCTTACCGACATGATTACCCAGGCCCAGGTTACTGCCATATTAACGGGCAATGGATCGTTGAACGATCGCTCGGCTGAACTGATTCGGTTAGCAAACTCGCAGGGAGGAAATGATAATATTACGGTAGTTCTGGCTGCGAACAACACACCTCCAAGCCAGCCCGCACCCTCTGCCAACCCACCTATTAAGGCGCAACTGCCCCAAAATCCATTGCTCCCGGCCGGTACCGATAATGGCCAGCCCGTTCGGCCTCAGCCCGAAAAAAGCCGTTCGGGACGTTTATGGGTTGTGGCGACACTGCTTCTGGTTGGCGGAATCACCGGACTGGTCTGGTACAACAATCAACCATCGGGCACGCACGAAGTGATTCGCACAGATAGCCTTACAACTGCCGGGGTGCCCGGCATTGTGTTGAAACAAACAGCTCGGCTTGATTCGCTCATGCAGGTTGCCTACCGAAGTGCCGACCATCAACTGAACTTGCCAGCCGATACGGTCTGGCTTGATAGGCCTCTGTTAGTGACCGATTCACTGCAACGGATTGTAGGCCACAGCCGACTGACAGTTCTGTTGCCAGCAGATACCGCCCAGGCTGAGCTGGCACTGCAAATTCTGCGTTCAGGACCGGTACATCTCGAAAATATGGTGATTTGCGGGTTCAGAACCGGCATCGAGACAATTCCAGCCCCACCAATTCAGTTATCAAATGTGTACTTTCGAGGGGTAGGGCGGCCAATTCAGGCAGTTATCCGGCAAGACACTTTTCGAAATGCGCAGGTTCAGGTTTCTATTCAAAATCGGTCAGTATCTACCCAACCTCAT